One window of the Triticum dicoccoides isolate Atlit2015 ecotype Zavitan chromosome 3B, WEW_v2.0, whole genome shotgun sequence genome contains the following:
- the LOC119276046 gene encoding pumilio homolog 24-like isoform X2, which yields MVGGRDHQQEESRGGGGGTKGKPQPVTAKEKRVTAKEVSESRKPDYNLKKDIEVLWGKMIGRHLSKEDIIKLVTEALRKMDWKYLEFLDPIHVCSGSHTQESGKVRTHIIRILKKQIMKLDVSDYGCLVLFEELTKQLKEIILISLNRSIFDQV from the exons ATGGTCGGTGGCCGCGACCACCAACAAGAGGAatcgcgaggcggcggcggcggcaccaaGGGGAAGCCGCAGCCCGTCACTGCCAAGGAAAAGCGGGTCACAGCTAAG GAAGTGTCGGAGTCGAGGAAGCCCGACTACAACCTTAAGAAA GACATCGAAGTACTATGGGGAAAGATGATAGGTCGTCATTTGAGCAAGGAGGATATAATCAA GCTAGTTACCGAGGCCCTCCGTAAAATGGATTGGAAATATTTGGAATTTCTGGATCCCAT ACATGTGTGTAGTGGTTCTCACACTCAAGAGAGTGGCAAG GTTAGGACGCATATTATCAGAATCTTGAAGAAGCAGATTATGAAGCTTGATGTCAGTGATTATGGATGCCTT GTTCTATTTGAAGAGCTGACAAAGCAGTTAAAGGAAATCATATTGATAAG CTTAAACAGGTCCATCTTTGACCAAGTATAG
- the LOC119276046 gene encoding uncharacterized protein LOC119276046 isoform X3 → MVGGRDHQQEESRGGGGGTKGKPQPVTAKEKRVTAKDIEVLWGKMIGRHLSKEDIIKLVTEALRKMDWKYLEFLDPIHVCSGSHTQESGKVRTHIIRILKKQIMKLDVSDYGCLVLFEELTKQLKEIILIRPGDANCCSYCTHFAHII, encoded by the exons ATGGTCGGTGGCCGCGACCACCAACAAGAGGAatcgcgaggcggcggcggcggcaccaaGGGGAAGCCGCAGCCCGTCACTGCCAAGGAAAAGCGGGTCACAGCTAAG GACATCGAAGTACTATGGGGAAAGATGATAGGTCGTCATTTGAGCAAGGAGGATATAATCAA GCTAGTTACCGAGGCCCTCCGTAAAATGGATTGGAAATATTTGGAATTTCTGGATCCCAT ACATGTGTGTAGTGGTTCTCACACTCAAGAGAGTGGCAAG GTTAGGACGCATATTATCAGAATCTTGAAGAAGCAGATTATGAAGCTTGATGTCAGTGATTATGGATGCCTT GTTCTATTTGAAGAGCTGACAAAGCAGTTAAAGGAAATCATATTGATAAG ACCGGGAGACGCCAATTGCTGCAGCTATTGCACACACTTTGCTCACATTATCTGA
- the LOC119276046 gene encoding pumilio homolog 24-like isoform X1 — protein MVGGRDHQQEESRGGGGGTKGKPQPVTAKEKRVTAKEVSESRKPDYNLKKDIEVLWGKMIGRHLSKEDIIKLVTEALRKMDWKYLEFLDPIHVCSGSHTQESGKVRTHIIRILKKQIMKLDVSDYGCLVLFEELTKQLKEIILIRPGDANCCSYCTHFAHII, from the exons ATGGTCGGTGGCCGCGACCACCAACAAGAGGAatcgcgaggcggcggcggcggcaccaaGGGGAAGCCGCAGCCCGTCACTGCCAAGGAAAAGCGGGTCACAGCTAAG GAAGTGTCGGAGTCGAGGAAGCCCGACTACAACCTTAAGAAA GACATCGAAGTACTATGGGGAAAGATGATAGGTCGTCATTTGAGCAAGGAGGATATAATCAA GCTAGTTACCGAGGCCCTCCGTAAAATGGATTGGAAATATTTGGAATTTCTGGATCCCAT ACATGTGTGTAGTGGTTCTCACACTCAAGAGAGTGGCAAG GTTAGGACGCATATTATCAGAATCTTGAAGAAGCAGATTATGAAGCTTGATGTCAGTGATTATGGATGCCTT GTTCTATTTGAAGAGCTGACAAAGCAGTTAAAGGAAATCATATTGATAAG ACCGGGAGACGCCAATTGCTGCAGCTATTGCACACACTTTGCTCACATTATCTGA